The DNA segment ATCAGTGAACTGCTCTGGACCTTAACTGcctctgtttcttttgcaaggGAGCAGAAGTATAAACACAGAgtattcttgttttcctttctcagctggaagaaactgagctgctgctgccagctttgGGGAACCCTCATAGGCAAGTACTGCATTTCCAGAAAGTTTGGGTAACTCTAAACTAATGCAGCTCTTCCAGAAAGGTATCCTGTACTCAGGAAAGCATTGAAAAATGAAGGATCCACTCACTATACTACCTCATAGTTGGTTCCATTGATTAAGCAACTGTGCTTACACAAATGCCATCTCATTTTAAGTTTGAATTTGTTCGATTTCTATTTCTGTCTACTCTTTATTCCTTGCTCTGTTAAAGTGccctttgtttcctgttttctccctgAGGAAGTTCTGACACATCACAACCATATTTTCTATcaacagctttcttttaaataaactaaCGCTGGGGGATTTTTAAAGCTTAACTAGCAGTGCTAGCCACCAGCCACcaattcctttttctctttcgGTACtccatgttttccttcttcctctcaaAACTGCGAGTTGTACATCATAAGCATCAGTCTCATCAATGCAGTATACAAAGCTAAGATCAGTGTTATGCTCATCTCTGTTCATATGTATTCAAAGATCCTGTGGAAGcagatgatatttttttcactatgATTTCCAGTGTCATTGCTTTCCAGAGAATTAAGCATTGCTTTTGCCTTCTGCACTAGATGTAAAAACTCAACACTGCACTGACTTTGTACGCAGGCAGTTGATGGGAGCCAGCCAACAGAAGAGGCCAGGTTGCTCTGGCCTTGTCAGTATTCACCCAtgggctgccagctgcagatTTTATCAGCAGCAGCTTGATACTTTACCTCAGGATCAATGATTGAAATAATACATAACCGCTTTCCTAGTAActcaaagaaacagaaatcagcAGGGATTTCTTAGAGGGATGTTTTTTATGATCTACTACTAAATCACTTCACTACTGATAAAGTAAGtgtaaagaacatttttaataatactgtTCAGATGGAGAGCACCATGTTAATTGTGAAATACACTGAAGCGAGATTAGGCCCTTTCTCATTCCAAGCAGAATGCTGATTAACCTATTCATTACACTGAAGTGGTGAAGTATAAATTGTTTATGAGGAAAGGAattcctttttcctcatttggGGCTGCAGTCATTACAAATTTGGCTCTACAGCCACAGCTGTTTCTTTTAGAATCCgaacagctttgaaaaacaggCCAAGTAGAGCAAAATTCTGATTTCAATTGCAAACACTTAGAAATTTAAAGAAAGCCAGCAGGTAAAAACATTGGatatttttcattgcttcagtGAAAACTCAATCACTAAGTTAAAGCCAAACTATCAACGTGCCACAATCACTACAATTAAACATATTCCattatgtgaaagaaaagatgaagacaTGGCCTTGGTACTGCAGAGCTGTCACCCCAAAGAACCCTCCAGAGAGAAGAACTGAGAAGCagtagtaattttttaatagaactGATGGACTCTTACTGGATTTAAACAGACTTCAGACATACTTGTTCTCCAGTGAATAAAAGTCCATTCTGAAACATTATGACAGTAAACAAAGATgaagaagaataagaaaaaaagaacagaaaaatattcaaaagcctGTGGTGGCAAATGGTAAGGTTCTATCTAAGATGTGATGTACGTTTGACATCCCAGCAGGATTTCTTGGTGATGTTAatgttttataacattttttgaCTGAACTATTTCAATGTGGAAAAGTATTCATGGAGAAATATCAAACCAGTTATAATCTAACCAGTTTCAGTTCACTGTGTATTTCAGACCCCTGAGGGCCTGACTAAGGGAGAGGCTAAATAAcgtttttctgttggtttttcaTTGACAGAGTAGGACTATTCAATTCACTGCCACATAGAATTTGGATTAGTGCACATGCACAGCTATACCAATTTACTCTAGCTGTTATCTGACCCATTATTTCAATGTCAATTTACAAACTGATTGTACAGGCTCATCTACAAAAAGACTGGGCTGAATCAACTACTAGAGTGTATATATAGGGCTGTCATCTAAAAGAAGTATAAGCCCACAGCTGAAGTAATTCACTTCACTCCTAAATTGTCACTTCTTGGCTACTTAGTTCTGAGTGCTGTCTACCTTTGTAAGGAACAGATGCATTTCATGACACTGAAAATGCTTAAGCTTTTTCTTCAACTTCAAAACAGTTAATGCATCTATCCGTATATACTATAGGTATGGAACCTTTAACAGTACAgatcttatttttcagtgtgtagaaaaaaaacctcaacaggACAATAACGTTGTGGTTGAATCCTGAATGTTGCTGATTGTTTTCAATACTCAACCAAATGAGTAGAAACTGAGATAGTGCAGAGAATAGTTTGCAAAACAAAGCCACCCTGTGCATCTGagaacaaaacctgaagttaaaaccaaaataaggCCACTAAGGGGACCAATTTATTCCACAGGAAACCATCTCCCATTGCTGATATCACCCTATATCTAACTTCATTCTTAGAAGATCCATGAAGATACCTCTGACCCGTCAGCTCGGTGTAAGTTGGATCTGCACATGTTGTCAAACATGCTTTTTGCCTAGCTGCCAAGTCAAGGCTGCACTGATGTGATGAGCAAAACTCACTGCAGGAACAGACAGCAGCCAATGTTAGCCTGAGATGGAAGCCACTAACTGGTGTGTGTCTGGAAGGCAGGcactctcctcttccttcaggGTCTTTGAATGCTCTTGCACTTTAAGCCAGTCTGGGCAGAATTTTACCACATAATTTTGGAGGTGTGTGAAAGAGCTGTTTGTCAAGCCTTTAACTTCAGATTGGTTAGcacaactttctgaaaatccatGCGACATTCAGCCTTCATTCTGTGCCAAGCATGAGCTGCCTACAGAGGAGAACTACACTGCATTTACAGCAACTGCACTTCAACTGTCATGTTCTGGCTGGAATCTCAAATGTTTACTAATGAGACAAGAAGCCTTCCACAGTTTGCTCTATGAATACCTTAAGTCTGGCCCTCTTCCACCACactaaaggaaataaaatggaagcTCTGGAGCACATTATTGTGTGCCCACAACACACTGCAGCCATTCATTAAGCAAAGGCTTTCAGAGTCATGCAAAATATCGAAGAACATTAGCAAAGATCTCTAGGAACAAAAAAGTAAGAATATTCTGCTAGATTGCATGAAGAAATATTCTGTACTCCATCAGTTACTAGCTTTGGGTAAATCAAGTCTAGAATGAAgattaaatatacatatatccAATTCAAACAGAACATACTCATTGCAAATGAAGTTGCAATCAAACTCTGAATTAACatactgtgctggttttgactgggatggagttaatcTTCTccatagtagctggtatggggctacattttggatttgtgctgaaaaccatgttgataacacagggatgtttttgttactgctgagcagggcttacccAGAGCCaggggcttttctgctcctcacgccaccccaccagcaagtgggctgggggcacaaggagctggcaggggacacagccgggacagctgaccccaactgaccaaagggatatcccgtACCATATGATATCATGCTTGGCAtatagagctgggggaagaataAGGAAGGAGGGATGTTTAAACTGATGGCGTTTGTAATCTTTCTGCGTTACGAGGCCgtgctttcctggggatggctgaacacctgcctgccggtggggagtggtgaattaattccttgctttgcttgcgtgtgcagcttttgctgtacCCATTgcactgtctttatctcaaccacgagttttctcacttttacccttccaaacatctcccccatcccactgtaGGGGGAGTGAGTGCATGGCTGCGTGAGGCTTAGTTTccagctggggttaaagcaTGACACAAATTCAACgcaaataaactttttaaaacccAAGACGGACTTCTAAGTGGacaaaagaattttcttctttctgacgTCCACCATTACTCGATAGGGTAGAGACAATAATATACAAGTATGCTCCAACGGGCATAAAGGCAGATTTGAAACAGTGCAGCCCAGGCCCTCGGGAGGAGTATCCACATACTGCAGCAGATTGATCCTGGCTCCTGCGATGTTCCAGCCTCAGCAGGAACTTGCTCTTGTGTAGACAACAGGCGGCGGTGCCGGGTGACACCTTGTCCCATCGAGCGCCGGCATTGCCCAGCGTACACCGGCTTTTGTCCAGCGCCACACCCGCCTCTCGCGTCTCTGCCGCCGTTCGCTGCCTGAGCAGCCAGGCCGGCAGCACTGCCGCAGCCCTGCGCCGCCGAGCCGCCCCCTCGGCCGCCCGCTGCGCCCCCGGCGAGCGGGCGGGCGCAgccccgggcgcggcggggccaGTGCCGGGCGGGGCGTTTCCCCGCAGGGAAGCCCGGGGCGGAGCAGCGCCCCCCGCGCCGTTCCCCACGCGTGAGGCGCGGCTGCCCCCGCGCGGCTCCGACGGCAGCCGCTCGCAGCGGCGGCGGGAAGGGCACGAAGCCCCCGGAGCGGGCGCCCTGCAGTGACAACTTGTAAGTGCTGTTCTGCTCAGGAGTACCGCGAGTCATGTCGATTCATTTTTCCCAGTAGCCGAATCCCAACAGCACCTACCTGCTCATTCggcttctgcttctcctgcGCTCCCTAACCTTTCGGATGCCTCAAACCGAAGCTGGCAAAAATGAACTGTTGTCACTTCAAAGCCCCTTGCCTGATCCTCTCTAttaattaagtttattttttgcagttatttatCAACCTGGCTGATGTTGCAGTtacaaaagtttaaaatgtatCTGGATCATCGTAAGAGACTTCTATTGGCAAATTATTGTATTATGCTGAAATTTCAAGAGGCCCCAAAGAtacacataattaaaaaattaccaGCAATATGtgcaaagctggaaaacagtAGTTGTCATGGATCAGAAtagttactctttttttcattaaagtaaatgtgaaaacaaaagagaattgCTGATGAAAATacaactgccttttttttgtttgaagaatTCAGCCTCTTACCAGTTAGTATTTGCAACACAATTCAGAGGCTTCAACCACTCCCTCTAGCAAAGAAGTCGCAAGAGGAATGCCACCAACAGTTTGATGCAGTCTTAACTTCTTCGTCCTGTCCAGCTACTAGAAAGGATATGCTCAGGAGTATGCCATATCACATTTTCcacaggcttttttccccccattctgCATTTCTAGTCAACATAACTtgttaattgcttttctttaaaaatctaagCAAGTTTGCACAACCATATAAAATTATGGATTATTAAAAAGTGGAATAGGTGATACCACATTACGGTGCACTGACATAGAGAAAAGGCTTAGAACCACAAGTCCACAAaattttttatcaaaataaCACCAAGTTTAAGAAACTGATGCAGTGCAAAGAAACTTCAGCTcatcatacaaaaaaaaaaaaataatccatacTTAAGTATGTAAACTGCTTCCAATCCTGACATGACTGACAtagtacagaaaaagaaaacactgtaacCCAGATGAACATCAAAGTTAAAGACTGGCATGCTGGGCAAGAAAGGTTCTTATTCTTTGCAGGAGTTCCTTCTTTACACTGTCTGGTACCAAGGCTGTaacacaaagaagaaaggaagagttaaaaaacccaaaattaaaaaatatgcctACATCAACCTTTTACAACAGCTActttattatttgtttgttaTTGCAATTCTGTTAATTCCTAAAGTAACTGAAGCTTCTTGATTTTCAAATAGCAGATCTatattttcccattcaaaataGGCTAAAACTGAAGTCTATTGAGAACACTTGTTATTGGCAGGTTTTTGCCTAGCCATAGTCAAGAAAATTGGAAAGTTTAAGGGAAAGAACTATTGAACAGTAAGGAGGATATAATCACTAGAAACTAGCTGATTATCctaccttttcttcttcacaaatttgagaccaaaaaaaaaaaaaatctcagacaTGACCTCAGAGTAAGGGTCTCCAGCAAGTTATTTCAAAGGTCTATTTTCATTTAAGACTTAAAAGTTTCTCCCACTAACGCTAAAGCCTAATAAAGAGTCCAATATAAATTGCCTATATAAGTTGTCTATCCAAAGACAACTGCAATATTTCCTGAAGAGATTCTATTTTTCTCTATATGCTacatcctttccttttcccattaCACAAGTACTGGTAGTTCCTATTTTCCATCTTAAAAAGAATTGGAATTTTTATCTCTGCTGCATACCTCAGGTTGTCTTGAGACCATTAAGTCAATTATAAAGATGAATACAGACTCATGACTAAATAATGTAACCTGCAGAAGTAATCTACACACACAGctcattacatatttttaacGGCTGTTGCATAATACaaattcacttttatttgtAGTTAATCTCAACctattaacatttttccttgAATCCAACACAGGCAAATTCATAAtgatgctttcaaaatattaatgaaatacagGTAGGTATGTTTACTGTGGTACTACCATATccacatttgcattttcttaccTCTGCCTTTTGGAGTGATTTCTGCCACCAAATCATCAACGGTAACATGCTctaatcctttttctttaatgacatCTGAGGAAGACCAAGACCaatattttaagtcttttaatCTATTCATTAGAAGACAAAAGCTGTATGTGTAGGTCATCAGAGAATATGAAGTCATTCACTGCAGGTTATTAACTCAGTACTTACTGCATTGTACAGTGCATTTAGTCTCTCATTCATACCGCAGGTTTAAGGATGGGAACTTGTCACTACTGATGCATCTTGATCAGCTCGTATTTTAAAATCCAACGTTACAAAGTTTAAGCTTATCTGAGCATTACCAGATGTGTACATTACTGGAGTGTTGTAGCAGTTCACAAGTTGGTCTGCTTATCtcttcaaacacattttatgtAATAGTGAGAAAGAGATGCAATTGGAAAAAGACTTTGGAACATACAAGGGAGAGCAGAGAGACGGCAAATACTACTCTTCATAACTGGTTTAAACAATGTCTCCCTCTCTATTTcagcaaagtaaaaaagcaTATCTGAAAGAATGGTATACAtctacagcaaaacaaaagctatGCTTAAGACATACCGTGTGATTAATATATACCAGTATTTAAACGATTGCCTATTTATAACACCCTGAAGActactgaaaaatgcagaagttaacGCTGAGTAGAAACTTCAATTCAGTAGCATaatcctaaaatattttgtctaaaCTTGAATAGTTTTAGCTGTATGTCAGTACATAGGATTGATTGTCCCCAAGACACtaaatgttttctgaactgACACCACATGAACTATTTATAAACTAATTTTCTTGGATGAATTGTCTGTAGAAATTAATCCTGGATTTCTCAATTACTGGCCCTTATCCACAATGGCAAGAGGCTCTAGAACAAgttaccaaaaaaccccaatcccaaaccaaaaaacaatccaaaaaacccccaccacaacaaaccaacaacagcaaaaaaacaccTAACCCCCACAAATTCctctctgtcctttcttttgGAGGTTATTAGGGCTTTAACAGAGACAAATGAACTTATATTTGCATTCTCAGCAGCTGAAGTTACAGTTCAATGTGCTAATGTAAACCAAGTAATTTTATATAACTTTACTATAGCACAGGATAAAGTATGCAATTGAGAAGGCATATAAATATCTCTTTTGCTATCTGTACTATTGAAATGGATTGTCTCTGGCAGTGACATCAGGCAGACAACTGCAAGCATGGATCATTTCAGCCTTCTCTGCAAAACCACctataaaaacaatttaacacACTCAGCCCtacaaaaagaaagactttATAATGCAATATTGACTTGCTGGGCACAATAGACcaaaacagaattaaagctcaaggtattttttatttgctttaaggAAATTTCATCACATGATCACATTCCCAGATGCTTAAATACCATTTATAACAGTTTCATGCAATTTACAAGTCAGTAAATTGTAGTAATGCTAAAACTAAAGATTTGGTTATTTAGAGGCTCATCTGCTTGTTTTCTCTCATCTAAGTAGATGATCTTAGTTTCAAGAATGTATTCAGAGAGTACAAATGCACTTCTTTCTCTCCCATGTGCAGAAAACAAAGTTCTCTTAAGTTTCTAAGTTGCATACTGCTGCATTTGCTCCATGTTCCTTTATCTTagcttttattcttctgtggTAAGGAAGTAATCTCTCTCAGAACAAAAAGTCGTATCATCATGATAAAGAATCAGTTGCAATGCTTTTATCAGAAGCTTAATAGAGATCAGACCAGAGAAGAagtttcaaggttttttttcccaagatgGCAAGATTCTTGCATGCAGAGATACCTTCCTCTGGCCCAAGTCCCATTTTAATTGACTGTTAGGCAGTAAAGCCTTCATCTGGGCCTTTTATTTGGCCAGAACCACAGCTGATTACAAAGGGCATTAGTTATCTGACTATTGTTACCTTTGCAGTGTGCCTTCAACTGATCTTTCCAGCCGCATTCAATTAATTTGGCTCTCAGCAACTCTTTAAGGCTGTTAAGGCAATATATAATCTTGTTAGGAACAGCAAACACGCTTGAGAACTTAAATATGCTCCAGTGCCAAGCCAAGCCTACAATCACTACTCATAGCAGAACT comes from the Falco rusticolus isolate bFalRus1 chromosome 3, bFalRus1.pri, whole genome shotgun sequence genome and includes:
- the ENY2 gene encoding transcription and mRNA export factor ENY2; translation: MNKDAQMRATINQKLIETGERERLKELLRAKLIECGWKDQLKAHCKDVIKEKGLEHVTVDDLVAEITPKGRALVPDSVKKELLQRIRTFLAQHASL